From the Deinococcus multiflagellatus genome, the window CGGGAAGGCGGGCGCCTGGCCCTGCAGGCCGCCGCCGATGGATGCTGGCCTGGGTGACATTAAGGGCCCATGAAGGCCGTTAGGGTACCCCCGGTGCTGCGCAGCTCCCGCCTGTTCGCCCCCTGCCGAGGTGGTCCATGACCCAACTGATTCTGCGTTCGCTGGGCCGCGCCGAGGTGCTGCGCGGCGGCCAGCCTGTGAAATGGGAAGCCGAAAGCGCGCGCGACCTCGTGTTCTACCTGATGGCCCACCCCGAGGGGCGCACCCGCGAGGACATCATCAGTGCGCTGTGGCGCGAGGACCAGACGGCGCGCAGCGGCAACCGTTTCCGCGTGACCCTGCACCGGGCCCGCGCTGGCCTGGGGGCGCCGGGCTGCATCACCGAGGCGTACGGCGCCTACCGCCTGTCGGACGAGGTGCTGCGCGCCAGCGATGTCTTCCGGCTGTATGCCGCGCTGGCCGAGGCCGAACACAGCGAGGGCGAAGCCCGGTTTCTGGCGCTGGGGCGGGCCATTGCGGAATATGGCGGCGACTTTTTGCCGCACCTTCAGGCCGAGTGGGTGCTGCCCGCGCGCGAGGAGCACCAAGCCGCCTACACCCGGGCCTGCCTGGAGCGCTCGGTGCTGCACTGCGAGCATCTGCACTGCGAACTGGCGGTGCAGGACCTCGTGGCGGCCCTGCGCCGCGACCCCTTTCTGGGGGAAAACCACCACCAGAAGCTGATGACCTGCCTGTCGGTGGTCGAAGACAAATACGCGGCCACCGAGCACTACCGCCGCTTCGTGCGCTTTCTGCGCGACGACCTCAAAGACGCGCCCATGCCCGAAACGGTGGTGCTCGCCGAGCGCATCAAGCGCGGCGAGCGCCTGTGCGAGCACGGCCAGAAGGCCGCCGCGCCCCTGCTGCGCAGCTGCCCGCTGACCAGCGATGGCCGCTGCCCTGGCCCCTACGCTGAACTGCTGAACCTCGCGTAAGGGCCACCCGGCTGGCCCCGGCCGCCGACAGGCGCTTCAGGCCGGGGCGGGCTGGCGGCCGGTCAGGGCCTGGGCGGCGGCCTGCAACTGGGCGCGGCGAAATCCGTGGGTGATCAGGGCGGGCAGCGGCAGTTCGGCCGCGGCGTCCGGGGACCATAGCGCGAGGTGAACAGCCGGGCGGCCCGCCAGCCGGGTGGCCAGGGCCCGCGTGGCTTCCGGCACCCCCCAGCGGCCCGTGGTGGCCAGCAGCACGGGGGCGCCGGGAAACCGCGACAGCAGATTCTCCACGGCCGCGCGGTCCTCAACCGGGGCGGCGTGCAGGCCGGGCAGGGCCGGGCGCAGGGCCTCGGCCAGGGCGCCCAGGCCCAGGTGGTCGCCGTAGGGGCCCCCCAGCTCCCCCGTGTCGGGCGCAAACAGCAGCGCGGGCGCGGCCGGGTCCAGCGCGGGCACCTCGCCCCGGCGTTCCAGCGCGCCCAGGGCCCAACGGGCGGTGGCGGCCTCGTCCTGGCCGCGCTGGGCGGGGCTGTAGGGCTGGGGGGTGCCGGGAAAGCGCGCCGCCGCCCGGTCCAGGCGGGCCACGGCTTCATCCAGGCGCGCCGGGTCCAGGGTGCCGCTCAGCAGCGCCGCGTCCAGCGCCGCCGCGTGCACGTCGTGCAGGCGCTGGTCGCCATGGCCGCACACGAGCACGGCGTCGGCCCCGGCCGCCAGGGCCAGCGGCGCGCCCTGCCCGTGCGGGTAACGGTCGGCCACGGCTTTCATGTCCATCGCGTCGGTCACGATCACGCCGTCGTAGCCCCAGGCCTGGCGCAGCACCCCGGCCAGCAGGGCGGGGGAGAGGGTGGCGGGGCGCTCGGGGTCCAGCGCAGGGTAGAGGATGTGGGCGGTCATCACACTGCCCACGCCCGCCTGCGCGGCGGCCCGGAACGGCACCCACTCGCAGGCTTCAAGTGCGGCGCGGGTCTTGTTCACCACGGGCAGGGCCAGGTGGCTGTCCACACGGGTGTCGCCGTGGCCGGGGTAATGTTTCACGGCGCTCAGCACCCCCGCCGACTCGCTGCCCCGGGCCCAGGCCACGCCGAGCCGCGCCACCAGCGCCGGGTCCGCGCCAAAGGAGCGCTCACCGATCACCGGGTTCAGCGGGTCCACATTCACGTCCAGGCTGGGGGCATAGTTCCAGTTGATGCCCAGTTCCAGCAGGCCCCGCGCCGCCAGCGCGCCAGCTTCAAAGGCGGCCTGTTCATCGCCCAGCACGCCCAGGCCCTGGGGGGTGGGGGGCTGCGGGCCGTCCAGGCGGCGCAGCACCGCCCCGCCTTCCTGGTCGGTGGCAATCAGCACGTCGCGTTCCAGCGCGCTGCGGATGTCGGCCACCAGCCGGGCGGTGGCTTCGGGCGTGGTGATATTCCTGGCAAACAGGCACACGCCGCCCGGGTTCAGGGCGCGCAGCCAGTGGGCCTGGGCGGCGGTCAAGGCGGCGCCGGGCAGGTCCACGATCAGGGTGCGGGCAGGGGAGATCACGGCCCTCACCTCGTCCGGGTGACTTTGGCGAGGCGGGGCGGCGCGTCCGGATTCTCGCCCCGGCGCAGGGCCGCGTGGGCAATCAGCAGTTGCGCGGCCAGCGCGGAAACAGCCGGGTCGGTCAGGGCGTGCCCGGTGGGGGGCGTGGGCAGGTCCGCCCGCTGCGCCGCCACATCGTCGCCAATCAGGGTGACCTGGGCGCCGTAGCCGCGCAGGGTTTCCAGGCTGTCGGCGGTGAAGGGCGCGGTGGCGTCGCGCCCCTGAAAGAACAGCGCCGGGGTGCCGGGCTCGGCCAGCCGCGCGGGGCCGTGGGCAAATTCGGCGGTGGAAAAGGCCAGGGCGCCCACACCGGCAGTTTCCTGCAGTTTCAGGGCGGCTTCGGCGGCGACCCCGGCGTGCAGGCCGCGCCCCAGCACCAGCGTGGTCTGGTCGCCGGTCAGGCGCCCGGCGGCCTGCGCGGCGCGCTCCTCGCCTTCGAGCACCAGGGCCAGGGCCTCGGGCAGGCGGTTCAGGGCGGCGCTCAGGCCCTCATCCGGGCGCCACGCGCACAGCAGCTGGGCGCCCAGCGTCAGGGCCGCCAGGTAGCTTTTGGTGGCGGCCACCGCGCGTTCCTCGCCGGCGTGCAGCGGCAGCACGAGGTCGGCCGCGTGGGCCAGCGGACTGCCGGGTGTGTTCACCAGCGCACAGGTCAGGGCCCCGCCCCGGCGCGCCTGGGCCAGCGTCTCGACCAGATCGGGGCTGCCCCCCGACTGGCTGATGGCCAGCACCAGCGCGCCCTGGTAGCTCACGTCCGCGTGGTACACGCCGGCCACGCTGGGCGCGGCGCTCACCACCGGCAGGCGCAGGTGCGTTTCGATGCCGTAGCGCAGGGTGGTGGCGGCGTGATCCGAAGACCCCCGGGCCAGCGTGACCACGAACGCGGGCGCAAAGGCGGCGATGGTCTGCGCGGCGCGCGTGACGTCACGGTCTTGGGCCTGCCGGGCCACCACCTGCGGGGCCTCGCGGGCCTCGCGCAGCATCAGGGGCTCGCCCGCCGCTTCTGGGCGCGTCATTTCACCGCTCCTTCCATGCCGCGCAGGAACAGCCGCTGGGCCGCCAGGAACACAATGAGAACAGGCAGCATCATGATGATCGCCCCGGCCGCAATATTGAACGGGTCATAGTTGAATTGCCCCTTGAGTTTCAGCACGGCCACCGCCAGCGGGGCCTTGTCGGGCGCGCCGGACAGCACCAGCATGGGCCAGAAGTAGGCGTTCCAGGTGGTTACCGTGGTAAAGATGCCCAGCGCCGCCAGCGAGGGCTTGGTGAGTGGCAGCATGATCCGGGTCAGGATGGTCAGTTCGCTGGCACCGTCCAGCCGCGCGGCTTCGAGCAGCGCCACCGGCACCGACACGAACGCCTGCCGCATCAGAAAGATGCCAAAGGCCCCGGCGATGGTGGGAATCACCACGCCCCAGTGGGTGCCCAGCAGCCCCAGCTTCTTAAGGGTCAGCGTGTTCACGATAAAGGTGGTTTCCGAGGGCAGCACCAGCGTGGCCAGAATCGCCCCGAAGATCAGGCCGCGCCCCGGAAAGCGGAAGCGCGCCAGCGGGTAGGCGGCCAGCGCCGAGATGAGCAGGGTGCCGGCCACGGTGAGGCCCGTGATCACCACCGAGTTCCACAGCGCCTTGCCCAGCGCAAAGGAGCGGAAGACATCCACGAAGTTGTGGATGGTCACGCGCGCCGGAAACAGGCTCTGCGGAAAGGCGTAGATGGACGTGCCGGCCGTCTTGTCGGTCAGGGCAATCGCCAGGGTCCAGACAAAGGGAAACAGCGCGAACACCAGAATCAGGATCAGCAGGGCGTAGCGCAGCACCACGGCTGCGGGTTTGCGCCACGCCAGGGTCCGCCCGGCCGCTCGCGCCGGAGTAGCGGCGGTCAGACTCATGCCTGGTCCTCCTCGGGGCGGTTAAAGAGCTTGAAATTGACGAAAGACAGGATGAGGGCCACGGCCGCCACCACCAGACCGGCCGCGCTGGCCAGCCCGTAATCAAAGTCGAAGCCCTGGAAGGCCTTGGCATACACGTACATCAGGGCGGTGTAGGTGGAGTTCAGGGGCCCGCCGTTGGTGAGCACCAGCACCTCTTCCAGCACGCGCAGCGCGGCAATGGTGGACAGCAGCGTGCACAGCAAAATGGTGGGGCGCATCAGGGGCACCGTGATCTTCCAGAAGCGCTGCCACGCGCTGGCGCCGTCCAGCACCGCTGCCTCCTCCAGTTCTTCGGGAATGGTCTGCAGGCCCGCCAGGTACAGCACCATGTAGTAGCCGAACCCCCGCCAGAAGGTGACCAGCATGACCGCCCAGAACGCCCAGGCCTCCGAGTTCAGCCAGCCGAACTGGGCTTCGGGCGAGGTCAGCCCCAGCGACCGCAGCAGCCAGTTCAGGGTGCCCTCGCGGTTAAACACCCATTCCCACATCACGGCGGCCAGCGAGACCGAGGTCACCACCGGCACGTAATACCCGGCGCGGAAAATGGCCATGCCGGGCAGCTGCTTGTTCACCAGCACCGCCACCGCCAGCGCCGCCAGTTGCAGGGCGGGCACCACCAGCAGGTACTTCACGCTGTTTTTCAGGGCGGTGAGAAACAGGGGATCGGCCAGCAGCTTCTCGAAGTTGGCGGTGCCCACCCACCTGGGGTCCAGCCCCTGCGCGAACCGGGCGCCGTTGTACTCCGTAAAGCCCAGATACGAGCCGTACAGCAGCGGATAGAAGGTGAACACGGCCAGCAGGATCAGGGCCGGGGCCAGGAAGGTATACGACAGCAGCGTCGTGCGCCAGGGAACTCGCATGCGGTGTCCTTTCGGGGAAAAGAGGGCTGAACGGGGCGGCGGGCGGGGGAAGCAGCCGGGGGCCCGCCCGGAAGTTCGAGCAGGCCCCCGGCACGGTGGGGTGTGGGGCGCCGGGGCCCGGTGCTCAGGCCGGCGCGCCCCTCACCTCACTTCTTCATGTTGGCGTTCCAGTAGGTCACCGAATCGTTCAGGGCCTGCTGCGCGGTCTTTTTGCCCAGCAGCGCGGCTTCAATGTTGTCGTTGAAGTTCTTGTACAGGTCGTCGCTGTTGCCGGGGGCGCGGTAGCCGGGGTTGATAAAGCGGCCCGAGGCGCCCACCAGACCGGTGGCCTTGGCCACGGGGTCCTGGCTGGTGACCTTGAACTGCACGCTGGTCTGCGCGCCCAGGGTGGTGGGCACGATGGGCACCACCTTGGCAAAGGCCAGCTGGTTGGCGTTGTTCGTGAAGAACGCGGCCAGTTTGGCGGCGGCTTCGGGGTTCTTGCTGGCCTTGGGAATCACCAGGCCCATGCTGCCGCCGGTTTGCACGTTGGCGCGGCCCACCGGGGCTTCGGTGACCACCGTCTTGGCGTACAGGCCCGGGTTGGTGTCCTTGATGCGGGTGAGGGCCTGGGGGCCGCCCACAATCATGGCCACGCGGTTTTGCGCGTACAGCTCGGTGGCCAGCTGGAAAGCCTCGCGGCGCACGGCGTCTTCGGGGATGTAGCCGCCGCGGTACAGCGTCACAAATTGGTTGAGCAGCGCGGCGTGCTGGGCGGTGTTAAAGGCCGCCTTGCCGTCGGCCGCGTAGATGGGCAGGCCCTCGGCGTAGAAGTACCCCAGGAAGGACGCGGTGTTGGGGTCCTTCAGGGCGGGCACCCAGCCGTAGGCGCCGGTCTTGTCCTTGATGGTCTTGGCGTAATTCAGCATCTCGCTGGTGGAGCGCGGCGCGCGGGTCAGGCCGGCCTTTTTCAGCAGGTCCGGGTTGTACAGCAGCACGCCCTCGTTCAGCCAGCCGTACCAGGGGTAGGCAAAGACCTTGCCGCCGGAGGTGAAGTTCTTCAGGCTCTGGCCGTAGAAGGTGCGCTGCAGGGTGGCGGGGGGCGTCAGGTCGCTGGCCGCCAGCAGGAAGCCGTTCTGGGCGGCTTTCTGGGTTTCGTCAATGTTCAGGTTCACCACGTCTGGGGCGTTGCCCAGGTTCACGCTGGCAATAAAGTCCTGCACCATGGAGTCCTGCTTGTCGAACCACTGCACCTTGATGCCGGGGTTGGCCTTTTCAAAAGCGGCGATGGTGGTCTTGATGTAGTTGTCGAACTTGGGGCTCAGGTACCACGTCCAGAAGGTCACGGTGGTCTGGGCGCTCGCGCTCGACAGGGCGGTCATGCCAAGGCTCAGGGTCAGAATGCTCAGGGCTCGTTTCATGGCGTCTCTCCTTGTGGGGACGTGGGGGGCTCTAGTACTTTTTCTCGACGACGCTTTCGGCTGTCACCCGCAGCACGGCGGCGGCTTCGGGGCGCCGGGCCAGCAGCGCGGCGTACAGCACTTCCAGCACCAGCGTCTGCGAGATCAGGGTGTCCAGCACGGCGTCGGTCAGCGGTTCTTCCTGGCGTGAGGTAAACAGCACCTTGCTGGCGTAGCGGGTTACGGGCGAACTGGCCCGGTGGGTAATCGCCACGGTGTAGTGGCCGTGGCTCTGCGCCAGGCGCAGGTGCTGCACCGTGTCAATGGTGCTGCCCGAGCTGGTCAGGCCGATGACCACGCCGCCCCGGGGCAGGGTGGAAATACTGACCGCCGCCACGTGGGGGTCGGTGTAGGCCACGCCCGTGATGCCCAGGCGCAGCAGGCGGTGCGCGAACAGTTGCGCCACCAGTCCGGAGTTGCCCTGCCCGGTGATGTCCACCCGGGGCGCGCGGGCCAGTTGGTCGGCCACCGCTTCAATCACATCGGGGTCCAGCAGGCGGCCGGTGTCTTCCAGGGTTAGGGTGCTCTGCTTGACCAGGCGCGCGGTGTGGCCGGTCAGGTCGGTGTCGGTGGCCTGGGCGCTGCTGTCGCGGCCCGCCACATCGGCGGCCAGGGCAATCTTGAAGGCGTGAAAGCCCGCAAAGTCCAGCTTGCGGCACAGGCGGGTGATGGTGGCTTCACCCACGCCCGCCGAGGCGGCCAGTTCGGTGATGGTCTGGTGGATGACGGTTTCGGCGTCGCGCAGCACGTGGTCGGCGACCTGTTTGAGCGAGGGAGACAGGCTGTGGGCATGCAGCCGAATGCGGCTGATCGCCCCCTGGGTGTGGGCTGGGCGTGAAAGCGTCTGACTCATGGGCCTCCTTGGCCTGGGTCGGCGGTGCGGTTGATGAAGGTATCTTGGGTCTGAAAATTATTTTTGTCAAGATGCCGAAAATGGGGGTGTAGATTTTCAGGCTCGCCGGAATGGGCTGTCTGCCGCTGTGTGGCACAGGAAGAGGGGGGGCGTTGCATGAGAGCAGTGGCCTCCTTTGTGGTTGTTAAGGGCCACCACCTGGACCGGCCTTTTCATCAATTTGAAAAAAATTCTTCCCAGGGCTTGACAGTTTGAAAAAAGATTTGCATGATGCATCTGTCCACACAACCGAAGCCTTCGCGCCGCCATTCCTGCTTGACCCATGAGGTGAGGTATGCACAAGACTGCCGTTCGTATCACTGCCCTGCTTGCCCTGACACTGGCCCTGGGGGCCTGCGGGCGCGAGGGCCCTGCCGCGCAGAGCGGGCCGAGGTTGCAGGCGCAGGCGACAGGGCCGAGCGCGACGTTTGACAGCACGGGGGCGTGGGACAGCGGCTTTTCCGGCCGCATCACCCTGAGCAACCCTGGCCCGACCGCGATTCAGGGCTGGACCCTCAAGTTCAAGTTCAATGGCAACGCCGCGGCCGGTGCGTCCGTCTGGGGCGCCGGGGGCAGCATTTCTAAGGACAGCAGTGGGCTGTACACCATCACCCCCAACACCTGGGGCGGCGCCACCATCCCCGCCGGCGGCAGCGTGGTCATCAACTACGACGGCACCGGGCAACTCACCGGCGTCAACACCTGCACCTTGAACGGTGCGGGTTGCAGTGGGACGACCACGCCTCCACCAACAGGCGACACCACCGCCCCGACGGTCAGTCTGACCGCGAGCCCGAGTACGGTGACCAGTGCCGGTGCCGTGAATCTGAGTGCAAGTGCCACGGATAACGTGGGGGTGACGAAGGTGGAGTTCTATCAGGGCTCGACCTTGCTGAGTACCGATA encodes:
- a CDS encoding AfsR/SARP family transcriptional regulator; its protein translation is MTQLILRSLGRAEVLRGGQPVKWEAESARDLVFYLMAHPEGRTREDIISALWREDQTARSGNRFRVTLHRARAGLGAPGCITEAYGAYRLSDEVLRASDVFRLYAALAEAEHSEGEARFLALGRAIAEYGGDFLPHLQAEWVLPAREEHQAAYTRACLERSVLHCEHLHCELAVQDLVAALRRDPFLGENHHQKLMTCLSVVEDKYAATEHYRRFVRFLRDDLKDAPMPETVVLAERIKRGERLCEHGQKAAAPLLRSCPLTSDGRCPGPYAELLNLA
- a CDS encoding SIS domain-containing protein, with translation MTRPEAAGEPLMLREAREAPQVVARQAQDRDVTRAAQTIAAFAPAFVVTLARGSSDHAATTLRYGIETHLRLPVVSAAPSVAGVYHADVSYQGALVLAISQSGGSPDLVETLAQARRGGALTCALVNTPGSPLAHAADLVLPLHAGEERAVAATKSYLAALTLGAQLLCAWRPDEGLSAALNRLPEALALVLEGEERAAQAAGRLTGDQTTLVLGRGLHAGVAAEAALKLQETAGVGALAFSTAEFAHGPARLAEPGTPALFFQGRDATAPFTADSLETLRGYGAQVTLIGDDVAAQRADLPTPPTGHALTDPAVSALAAQLLIAHAALRRGENPDAPPRLAKVTRTR
- a CDS encoding carbohydrate ABC transporter permease is translated as MSLTAATPARAAGRTLAWRKPAAVVLRYALLILILVFALFPFVWTLAIALTDKTAGTSIYAFPQSLFPARVTIHNFVDVFRSFALGKALWNSVVITGLTVAGTLLISALAAYPLARFRFPGRGLIFGAILATLVLPSETTFIVNTLTLKKLGLLGTHWGVVIPTIAGAFGIFLMRQAFVSVPVALLEAARLDGASELTILTRIMLPLTKPSLAALGIFTTVTTWNAYFWPMLVLSGAPDKAPLAVAVLKLKGQFNYDPFNIAAGAIIMMLPVLIVFLAAQRLFLRGMEGAVK
- a CDS encoding ABC transporter substrate-binding protein gives rise to the protein MKRALSILTLSLGMTALSSASAQTTVTFWTWYLSPKFDNYIKTTIAAFEKANPGIKVQWFDKQDSMVQDFIASVNLGNAPDVVNLNIDETQKAAQNGFLLAASDLTPPATLQRTFYGQSLKNFTSGGKVFAYPWYGWLNEGVLLYNPDLLKKAGLTRAPRSTSEMLNYAKTIKDKTGAYGWVPALKDPNTASFLGYFYAEGLPIYAADGKAAFNTAQHAALLNQFVTLYRGGYIPEDAVRREAFQLATELYAQNRVAMIVGGPQALTRIKDTNPGLYAKTVVTEAPVGRANVQTGGSMGLVIPKASKNPEAAAKLAAFFTNNANQLAFAKVVPIVPTTLGAQTSVQFKVTSQDPVAKATGLVGASGRFINPGYRAPGNSDDLYKNFNDNIEAALLGKKTAQQALNDSVTYWNANMKK
- the nagZ gene encoding beta-N-acetylhexosaminidase, giving the protein MISPARTLIVDLPGAALTAAQAHWLRALNPGGVCLFARNITTPEATARLVADIRSALERDVLIATDQEGGAVLRRLDGPQPPTPQGLGVLGDEQAAFEAGALAARGLLELGINWNYAPSLDVNVDPLNPVIGERSFGADPALVARLGVAWARGSESAGVLSAVKHYPGHGDTRVDSHLALPVVNKTRAALEACEWVPFRAAAQAGVGSVMTAHILYPALDPERPATLSPALLAGVLRQAWGYDGVIVTDAMDMKAVADRYPHGQGAPLALAAGADAVLVCGHGDQRLHDVHAAALDAALLSGTLDPARLDEAVARLDRAAARFPGTPQPYSPAQRGQDEAATARWALGALERRGEVPALDPAAPALLFAPDTGELGGPYGDHLGLGALAEALRPALPGLHAAPVEDRAAVENLLSRFPGAPVLLATTGRWGVPEATRALATRLAGRPAVHLALWSPDAAAELPLPALITHGFRRAQLQAAAQALTGRQPAPA
- a CDS encoding MurR/RpiR family transcriptional regulator, whose amino-acid sequence is MSQTLSRPAHTQGAISRIRLHAHSLSPSLKQVADHVLRDAETVIHQTITELAASAGVGEATITRLCRKLDFAGFHAFKIALAADVAGRDSSAQATDTDLTGHTARLVKQSTLTLEDTGRLLDPDVIEAVADQLARAPRVDITGQGNSGLVAQLFAHRLLRLGITGVAYTDPHVAAVSISTLPRGGVVIGLTSSGSTIDTVQHLRLAQSHGHYTVAITHRASSPVTRYASKVLFTSRQEEPLTDAVLDTLISQTLVLEVLYAALLARRPEAAAVLRVTAESVVEKKY
- a CDS encoding carbohydrate ABC transporter permease, whose amino-acid sequence is MRVPWRTTLLSYTFLAPALILLAVFTFYPLLYGSYLGFTEYNGARFAQGLDPRWVGTANFEKLLADPLFLTALKNSVKYLLVVPALQLAALAVAVLVNKQLPGMAIFRAGYYVPVVTSVSLAAVMWEWVFNREGTLNWLLRSLGLTSPEAQFGWLNSEAWAFWAVMLVTFWRGFGYYMVLYLAGLQTIPEELEEAAVLDGASAWQRFWKITVPLMRPTILLCTLLSTIAALRVLEEVLVLTNGGPLNSTYTALMYVYAKAFQGFDFDYGLASAAGLVVAAVALILSFVNFKLFNRPEEDQA